A genome region from Candidatus Methylomirabilota bacterium includes the following:
- a CDS encoding P-II family nitrogen regulator — protein MKKVEAIIKPFKLDDVKEALTELGVIGMTVTEVRGFGRQKGHTELYRGSEYTIDFLPKVKIEVVVADHLMEKVVSTIVAAAKTGSIGDGKVFVLPIDESLRIRTGETGESAV, from the coding sequence ATGAAAAAGGTCGAGGCGATCATCAAGCCGTTCAAGCTCGACGACGTCAAGGAGGCGCTGACGGAGCTGGGCGTCATCGGAATGACGGTGACCGAGGTGCGCGGCTTCGGGCGGCAGAAGGGGCACACCGAGCTGTACCGCGGCTCGGAGTACACCATCGACTTCCTGCCCAAGGTGAAGATCGAGGTGGTCGTGGCCGACCATCTGATGGAGAAGGTCGTCTCCACGATCGTGGCCGCCGCGAAGACCGGCTCCATCGGCGATGGCAAGGTGTTCGTCCTGCCCATCGACGAGTCGCTCCGCATCCGGACGGGCGAGACGGGAGAGTCCGCGGTCTGA